Proteins from a genomic interval of Quercus lobata isolate SW786 chromosome 11, ValleyOak3.0 Primary Assembly, whole genome shotgun sequence:
- the LOC115969259 gene encoding stress response protein NST1-like isoform X1 has protein sequence MKRKKWSELEEQTLLTKYSELRNSGALAKLKTREKKFKPVADHVNTIHHLQDPATYPFKWSWRDVSIKVQNMRHQYLGVKQKIRLSNDEFNWKDGENHWVNFFKYKEVFGDVELDVKSKRLCENNDNDIHVFGDCGDLGFGIDCEDEEDGEEEDEDEEDEDEDEDVDDDDDEEEDEEENEENLRSEGEFEGERQNGEVGFAGVKKLKMGLGGNERLRLMGSKVLDLRDVMVKKEERKREREFQGEKEEAVREENRREAHWRAVKRRYDREEGLENRELELEERELMWAKREVERRLRLEMEFDDERRERMRMEEEREEKEMEWKERMLGLQIEHEKQMMQMQAEACQNQMQVLGVMARLVCQFFGSASDGLGGALGVLPPQVLHNLQHPGGLGDNGKPDANSPSEFISYFLLLLQIGNLVGGTYPLEAGSWRTLPVARYPELPQPETRGAPKLEACSNSLFVLGFDKVVRWFIDTAEITDSRYSN, from the exons ATGAAACGCAAGAAATGGTCGGAGCTGGAAGAGCAAACCTTGCTCACAAAGTACTCAGAGCTCCGAAACTCTGGTGCCTTGGCCAAGCTCAAGACTCGGGAGAAGAAATTCAAGCCTGTGGCTGACCATGTTAACACAATACACCATCTTCAAGACCCAGCCACCTACCCCTTCAAGTGGAGCTGGCGTGACGTGTCCATCAAGGTCCAAAACATGCGCCACCAGTACCTGGGTGTGAAGCAGAAGATCCGACTCTCCAATGATGAGTTCAACTGGAAAGATGGTGAGAATCACTgggtcaatttttttaagtacaagGAAGTGTTTGGGGATGTGGAACTTGATGTTAAGAGTAAGAGGTTGTGTGagaacaatgataatgatattCATGTTTTTGGGGATTGTGGGGATTTGGGGTTTGGGATTGATTGTGAGgatgaagaagatggtgaagaagaagatgaagatgaggaagatgaggatgaggatgaggatgtggatgatgatgatgatgaggaggaagatgaagaagaaaatgaggaaaatttGAGGAGTGAAGGTGAATTTGAGGGTGAGAGGCAAAATGGGGAAGTGGGTTTTGCTGGggtgaagaaattgaagatggGTTTGGGAGGAAATGAAAGATTGAGGCTAATGGGTTCTAAAGTTTTGGACTTGAGGGATGTGATGGTGAAGAAAgaggagaggaaaagagagagggagttTCAGGGAGAGAAGGAGGAGGCAGTGAGGGAGGAAAATAGGAGAGAGGCGCATTGGAGGGCGGTGAAACGGCGGTATGATAGGGAAGAAGGGTTGGAGAATAGGGAATTGGAGTTGGAAGAGAGGGAGTTGATGTGGGCAAAGAGGGAAGTTGAGAGAAGGTTGAGATTGGAAATGGAATTCGATGATGAACGGCGGGAGAGAATGAGGATGGAGGAGGAGAGGGAGGAGAAGGAGATGGAGTGGAAGGAGAGGATGTTGGGTTTGCAGATTGAGCATGAGAAGCAAATGATGCAAATGCAAGCTGAGGCATGCCAGAACCAAATGCAGGTTCTTGGGGTCATGGCTCGGCTTGTTTGTCAGTTTTTTGGGTCGGCGAGTGATGGGTTGGGTGGTGCATTGGGAGTTTTGCCGCCTCAGGTTTTGCATAATTTGCAGCATCCAGGGGGATTGGGCGACAATGGGAAGCCGGATGCAAATTCGCCTTCTGAATTCAT ATCTTATTTTCTGCTACTTCTACAAATAGGCAATTTGGTAGGGGGTACTTATCCCCTTGAAGCAGGTTCCTGGAGGACACTACCAGTTGCTCGATATCCTGAACTGCCACAACCAGAAACACGTGGAGCTCCCAAATTAGAGGCCTGCTCTAATTCCCTATTTGTACTTGGATTTGACAAGGTTGTGAG GTGGTTTATAGACACAGCTGAGATTACAGATTCCAGGTATTCAAATTAA
- the LOC115969259 gene encoding stress response protein NST1-like isoform X3 — protein sequence MKRKKWSELEEQTLLTKYSELRNSGALAKLKTREKKFKPVADHVNTIHHLQDPATYPFKWSWRDVSIKVQNMRHQYLGVKQKIRLSNDEFNWKDGENHWVNFFKYKEVFGDVELDVKSKRLCENNDNDIHVFGDCGDLGFGIDCEDEEDGEEEDEDEEDEDEDEDVDDDDDEEEDEEENEENLRSEGEFEGERQNGEVGFAGVKKLKMGLGGNERLRLMGSKVLDLRDVMVKKEERKREREFQGEKEEAVREENRREAHWRAVKRRYDREEGLENRELELEERELMWAKREVERRLRLEMEFDDERRERMRMEEEREEKEMEWKERMLGLQIEHEKQMMQMQAEACQNQMQVLGVMARLVCQFFGSASDGLGGALGVLPPQVLHNLQHPGGLGDNGKPDANSPSEFMKHGYGHGYGYGIVTQAIFEN from the exons ATGAAACGCAAGAAATGGTCGGAGCTGGAAGAGCAAACCTTGCTCACAAAGTACTCAGAGCTCCGAAACTCTGGTGCCTTGGCCAAGCTCAAGACTCGGGAGAAGAAATTCAAGCCTGTGGCTGACCATGTTAACACAATACACCATCTTCAAGACCCAGCCACCTACCCCTTCAAGTGGAGCTGGCGTGACGTGTCCATCAAGGTCCAAAACATGCGCCACCAGTACCTGGGTGTGAAGCAGAAGATCCGACTCTCCAATGATGAGTTCAACTGGAAAGATGGTGAGAATCACTgggtcaatttttttaagtacaagGAAGTGTTTGGGGATGTGGAACTTGATGTTAAGAGTAAGAGGTTGTGTGagaacaatgataatgatattCATGTTTTTGGGGATTGTGGGGATTTGGGGTTTGGGATTGATTGTGAGgatgaagaagatggtgaagaagaagatgaagatgaggaagatgaggatgaggatgaggatgtggatgatgatgatgatgaggaggaagatgaagaagaaaatgaggaaaatttGAGGAGTGAAGGTGAATTTGAGGGTGAGAGGCAAAATGGGGAAGTGGGTTTTGCTGGggtgaagaaattgaagatggGTTTGGGAGGAAATGAAAGATTGAGGCTAATGGGTTCTAAAGTTTTGGACTTGAGGGATGTGATGGTGAAGAAAgaggagaggaaaagagagagggagttTCAGGGAGAGAAGGAGGAGGCAGTGAGGGAGGAAAATAGGAGAGAGGCGCATTGGAGGGCGGTGAAACGGCGGTATGATAGGGAAGAAGGGTTGGAGAATAGGGAATTGGAGTTGGAAGAGAGGGAGTTGATGTGGGCAAAGAGGGAAGTTGAGAGAAGGTTGAGATTGGAAATGGAATTCGATGATGAACGGCGGGAGAGAATGAGGATGGAGGAGGAGAGGGAGGAGAAGGAGATGGAGTGGAAGGAGAGGATGTTGGGTTTGCAGATTGAGCATGAGAAGCAAATGATGCAAATGCAAGCTGAGGCATGCCAGAACCAAATGCAGGTTCTTGGGGTCATGGCTCGGCTTGTTTGTCAGTTTTTTGGGTCGGCGAGTGATGGGTTGGGTGGTGCATTGGGAGTTTTGCCGCCTCAGGTTTTGCATAATTTGCAGCATCCAGGGGGATTGGGCGACAATGGGAAGCCGGATGCAAATTCGCCTTCTGAATTCAT GAAGCATGGATATGGACATGGGTACGGGTATGGCATAGTGACacaagcaatttttgaaaattaa
- the LOC115969259 gene encoding stress response protein NST1-like isoform X4, with product MKRKKWSELEEQTLLTKYSELRNSGALAKLKTREKKFKPVADHVNTIHHLQDPATYPFKWSWRDVSIKVQNMRHQYLGVKQKIRLSNDEFNWKDGENHWVNFFKYKEVFGDVELDVKSKRLCENNDNDIHVFGDCGDLGFGIDCEDEEDGEEEDEDEEDEDEDEDVDDDDDEEEDEEENEENLRSEGEFEGERQNGEVGFAGVKKLKMGLGGNERLRLMGSKVLDLRDVMVKKEERKREREFQGEKEEAVREENRREAHWRAVKRRYDREEGLENRELELEERELMWAKREVERRLRLEMEFDDERRERMRMEEEREEKEMEWKERMLGLQIEHEKQMMQMQAEACQNQMQVLGVMARLVCQFFGSASDGLGGALGVLPPQVLHNLQHPGGLGDNGKPDANSPSEFMQFGRGYLSP from the exons ATGAAACGCAAGAAATGGTCGGAGCTGGAAGAGCAAACCTTGCTCACAAAGTACTCAGAGCTCCGAAACTCTGGTGCCTTGGCCAAGCTCAAGACTCGGGAGAAGAAATTCAAGCCTGTGGCTGACCATGTTAACACAATACACCATCTTCAAGACCCAGCCACCTACCCCTTCAAGTGGAGCTGGCGTGACGTGTCCATCAAGGTCCAAAACATGCGCCACCAGTACCTGGGTGTGAAGCAGAAGATCCGACTCTCCAATGATGAGTTCAACTGGAAAGATGGTGAGAATCACTgggtcaatttttttaagtacaagGAAGTGTTTGGGGATGTGGAACTTGATGTTAAGAGTAAGAGGTTGTGTGagaacaatgataatgatattCATGTTTTTGGGGATTGTGGGGATTTGGGGTTTGGGATTGATTGTGAGgatgaagaagatggtgaagaagaagatgaagatgaggaagatgaggatgaggatgaggatgtggatgatgatgatgatgaggaggaagatgaagaagaaaatgaggaaaatttGAGGAGTGAAGGTGAATTTGAGGGTGAGAGGCAAAATGGGGAAGTGGGTTTTGCTGGggtgaagaaattgaagatggGTTTGGGAGGAAATGAAAGATTGAGGCTAATGGGTTCTAAAGTTTTGGACTTGAGGGATGTGATGGTGAAGAAAgaggagaggaaaagagagagggagttTCAGGGAGAGAAGGAGGAGGCAGTGAGGGAGGAAAATAGGAGAGAGGCGCATTGGAGGGCGGTGAAACGGCGGTATGATAGGGAAGAAGGGTTGGAGAATAGGGAATTGGAGTTGGAAGAGAGGGAGTTGATGTGGGCAAAGAGGGAAGTTGAGAGAAGGTTGAGATTGGAAATGGAATTCGATGATGAACGGCGGGAGAGAATGAGGATGGAGGAGGAGAGGGAGGAGAAGGAGATGGAGTGGAAGGAGAGGATGTTGGGTTTGCAGATTGAGCATGAGAAGCAAATGATGCAAATGCAAGCTGAGGCATGCCAGAACCAAATGCAGGTTCTTGGGGTCATGGCTCGGCTTGTTTGTCAGTTTTTTGGGTCGGCGAGTGATGGGTTGGGTGGTGCATTGGGAGTTTTGCCGCCTCAGGTTTTGCATAATTTGCAGCATCCAGGGGGATTGGGCGACAATGGGAAGCCGGATGCAAATTCGCCTTCTGAATTCAT GCAATTTGGTAGGGGGTACTTATCCCCTTGA
- the LOC115969259 gene encoding stress response protein NST1-like isoform X5 — translation MKRKKWSELEEQTLLTKYSELRNSGALAKLKTREKKFKPVADHVNTIHHLQDPATYPFKWSWRDVSIKVQNMRHQYLGVKQKIRLSNDEFNWKDGENHWVNFFKYKEVFGDVELDVKSKRLCENNDNDIHVFGDCGDLGFGIDCEDEEDGEEEDEDEEDEDEDEDVDDDDDEEEDEEENEENLRSEGEFEGERQNGEVGFAGVKKLKMGLGGNERLRLMGSKVLDLRDVMVKKEERKREREFQGEKEEAVREENRREAHWRAVKRRYDREEGLENRELELEERELMWAKREVERRLRLEMEFDDERRERMRMEEEREEKEMEWKERMLGLQIEHEKQMMQMQAEACQNQMQVLGVMARLVCQFFGSASDGLGGALGVLPPQVLHNLQHPGGLGDNGKPDANSPSEFM, via the exons ATGAAACGCAAGAAATGGTCGGAGCTGGAAGAGCAAACCTTGCTCACAAAGTACTCAGAGCTCCGAAACTCTGGTGCCTTGGCCAAGCTCAAGACTCGGGAGAAGAAATTCAAGCCTGTGGCTGACCATGTTAACACAATACACCATCTTCAAGACCCAGCCACCTACCCCTTCAAGTGGAGCTGGCGTGACGTGTCCATCAAGGTCCAAAACATGCGCCACCAGTACCTGGGTGTGAAGCAGAAGATCCGACTCTCCAATGATGAGTTCAACTGGAAAGATGGTGAGAATCACTgggtcaatttttttaagtacaagGAAGTGTTTGGGGATGTGGAACTTGATGTTAAGAGTAAGAGGTTGTGTGagaacaatgataatgatattCATGTTTTTGGGGATTGTGGGGATTTGGGGTTTGGGATTGATTGTGAGgatgaagaagatggtgaagaagaagatgaagatgaggaagatgaggatgaggatgaggatgtggatgatgatgatgatgaggaggaagatgaagaagaaaatgaggaaaatttGAGGAGTGAAGGTGAATTTGAGGGTGAGAGGCAAAATGGGGAAGTGGGTTTTGCTGGggtgaagaaattgaagatggGTTTGGGAGGAAATGAAAGATTGAGGCTAATGGGTTCTAAAGTTTTGGACTTGAGGGATGTGATGGTGAAGAAAgaggagaggaaaagagagagggagttTCAGGGAGAGAAGGAGGAGGCAGTGAGGGAGGAAAATAGGAGAGAGGCGCATTGGAGGGCGGTGAAACGGCGGTATGATAGGGAAGAAGGGTTGGAGAATAGGGAATTGGAGTTGGAAGAGAGGGAGTTGATGTGGGCAAAGAGGGAAGTTGAGAGAAGGTTGAGATTGGAAATGGAATTCGATGATGAACGGCGGGAGAGAATGAGGATGGAGGAGGAGAGGGAGGAGAAGGAGATGGAGTGGAAGGAGAGGATGTTGGGTTTGCAGATTGAGCATGAGAAGCAAATGATGCAAATGCAAGCTGAGGCATGCCAGAACCAAATGCAGGTTCTTGGGGTCATGGCTCGGCTTGTTTGTCAGTTTTTTGGGTCGGCGAGTGATGGGTTGGGTGGTGCATTGGGAGTTTTGCCGCCTCAGGTTTTGCATAATTTGCAGCATCCAGGGGGATTGGGCGACAATGGGAAGCCGGATGCAAATTCGCCTTCTGAATTCAT GTAG
- the LOC115969259 gene encoding stress response protein NST1-like isoform X2: MKRKKWSELEEQTLLTKYSELRNSGALAKLKTREKKFKPVADHVNTIHHLQDPATYPFKWSWRDVSIKVQNMRHQYLGVKQKIRLSNDEFNWKDGENHWVNFFKYKEVFGDVELDVKSKRLCENNDNDIHVFGDCGDLGFGIDCEDEEDGEEEDEDEEDEDEDEDVDDDDDEEEDEEENEENLRSEGEFEGERQNGEVGFAGVKKLKMGLGGNERLRLMGSKVLDLRDVMVKKEERKREREFQGEKEEAVREENRREAHWRAVKRRYDREEGLENRELELEERELMWAKREVERRLRLEMEFDDERRERMRMEEEREEKEMEWKERMLGLQIEHEKQMMQMQAEACQNQMQVLGVMARLVCQFFGSASDGLGGALGVLPPQVLHNLQHPGGLGDNGKPDANSPSEFICCFTRKHGYGHGYGYGIVTQAIFEN, encoded by the exons ATGAAACGCAAGAAATGGTCGGAGCTGGAAGAGCAAACCTTGCTCACAAAGTACTCAGAGCTCCGAAACTCTGGTGCCTTGGCCAAGCTCAAGACTCGGGAGAAGAAATTCAAGCCTGTGGCTGACCATGTTAACACAATACACCATCTTCAAGACCCAGCCACCTACCCCTTCAAGTGGAGCTGGCGTGACGTGTCCATCAAGGTCCAAAACATGCGCCACCAGTACCTGGGTGTGAAGCAGAAGATCCGACTCTCCAATGATGAGTTCAACTGGAAAGATGGTGAGAATCACTgggtcaatttttttaagtacaagGAAGTGTTTGGGGATGTGGAACTTGATGTTAAGAGTAAGAGGTTGTGTGagaacaatgataatgatattCATGTTTTTGGGGATTGTGGGGATTTGGGGTTTGGGATTGATTGTGAGgatgaagaagatggtgaagaagaagatgaagatgaggaagatgaggatgaggatgaggatgtggatgatgatgatgatgaggaggaagatgaagaagaaaatgaggaaaatttGAGGAGTGAAGGTGAATTTGAGGGTGAGAGGCAAAATGGGGAAGTGGGTTTTGCTGGggtgaagaaattgaagatggGTTTGGGAGGAAATGAAAGATTGAGGCTAATGGGTTCTAAAGTTTTGGACTTGAGGGATGTGATGGTGAAGAAAgaggagaggaaaagagagagggagttTCAGGGAGAGAAGGAGGAGGCAGTGAGGGAGGAAAATAGGAGAGAGGCGCATTGGAGGGCGGTGAAACGGCGGTATGATAGGGAAGAAGGGTTGGAGAATAGGGAATTGGAGTTGGAAGAGAGGGAGTTGATGTGGGCAAAGAGGGAAGTTGAGAGAAGGTTGAGATTGGAAATGGAATTCGATGATGAACGGCGGGAGAGAATGAGGATGGAGGAGGAGAGGGAGGAGAAGGAGATGGAGTGGAAGGAGAGGATGTTGGGTTTGCAGATTGAGCATGAGAAGCAAATGATGCAAATGCAAGCTGAGGCATGCCAGAACCAAATGCAGGTTCTTGGGGTCATGGCTCGGCTTGTTTGTCAGTTTTTTGGGTCGGCGAGTGATGGGTTGGGTGGTGCATTGGGAGTTTTGCCGCCTCAGGTTTTGCATAATTTGCAGCATCCAGGGGGATTGGGCGACAATGGGAAGCCGGATGCAAATTCGCCTTCTGAATTCAT TTGCTGTTTTACTAGGAAGCATGGATATGGACATGGGTACGGGTATGGCATAGTGACacaagcaatttttgaaaattaa